One genomic window of Euleptes europaea isolate rEulEur1 chromosome 8, rEulEur1.hap1, whole genome shotgun sequence includes the following:
- the SOCS6 gene encoding suppressor of cytokine signaling 6, with protein MMKKISLKTIRKSFNLNKSKDDSDFVVVTQPSLSDFGKDDSLFGSCYGKDLASCDVNSEDEKGGKNRSKSESLMGTLKRRLSAKQKQKGKGSTPSVSSADDDTFSSSSAPINFKDVRAQRPLRSTSLRNHHYSPTPWPLRPTNSEETCIKMEVKVKALVHSSNPSPALNGVRKDFHDLQSDSAFQEQNNALKSTESQNGDLHLHIDEHVPVVIGLMPQDYIQYTVPLDEGMYPLEGSQSYCLDSSSPMEVSTVSSQMGGSAFHEEEGTVGQDVVVAPDIFVDQAVSGLLIGTTGVMLQSPRVSHSDVPPLSPLLPPIQNNHIQRNYNGLSGTDVHVAESMRCHLNFDPNTAPGVGRVYDSVQNSGPMVVTSLTEELKKLARQGWYWGPITRWEAEGKLANVPDGSFLVRDSSDDRYLLSLSFRSHGKTLHTRIEHSNGRFSFYEQPDVEGHTSIVDLIEHSIRDSENGAFCYSRSRLPGSTTYPVRLTNPVSRFMQVRSLQYLCRFVIRQYTRIDLIQKLPLPNKMKDYLQEKHY; from the coding sequence ATGATGAAGAAAATTAGTCTGAAGACCATTCGTAAGTCTTTTAATTTAAATAAAAGCAAAGATGATAGTGACTTTGTTGTGGTTACGCAACCATCGCTAAGTGATTTTGGAAAAGACGACTCCTTGTTTGGTAGCTGCTATGGTAAAGATTTGGCTAGCTGTGACGTCAACAGCGAAGATGAAAAAGGTGGCAAAAACCGCTCAAAGAGTGAAAGCTTAATGGGTACTTTGAAACGAAGACTTTCAGCAAAGCAGAAGCAGAAGGGCAAAGGCAGCACACCTTCTGTTAGCTCAGCTGATGATGACacattttcttcctcctctgccccGATAAACTTCAAAGATGTGAGAGCTCAAAGACCTCTTCGATCCACCTCCCTCCGTAATCACCATTATAGTCCAACTCCATGGCCCCTCCGTCCAACAAACTCAGAAGAGACATGCATAAAAATGGAAGTGAAAGTAAAGGCCTTGGTTCATTCCTCAAATCCAAGCCCTGCACTGAATGGTGTTCGCAAAGATTTCCACGACTTGCAGTCAGACAGTGCGTTCCAGGAACAAAACAATGCATTAAAAAGTACAGAATCTCAAAATGGAGACTTGCATCTTCATATTGATGAACATGTGCCTGTAGTTATTGGACTTATGCCTCAGGACTACATTCAGTATACTGTGCCTTTAGATGAGGGAATGTATCCTTTGGAAGGATCACAAAGTTACTGTTTGGATAGTTCTTCGCCCATGGAGGTGTCGACAGTCTCTTCTCAAATGGGTGGGAGTGCATTTCATGAAGAAGAGGGGACAGTGGGTCAAGATGTAGTAGTTGCTCCGGATATCTTTGTGGACCAGGCAGTGAGCGGCTTGTTGATTGGTACCACAGGAGTCATGCTGCAAAGTCCAAGAGTGAGTCACAGTGATGTTCCTCCACTCTCTCCGTTGCTACCTCCAATACAGAATAATCACATCCAAAGGAACTATAATGGCCTAAGTGGCACAGATGTCCATGTGGCTGAAAGTATGCGCTGTCATTTGAATTTCGACCCTAACACCGCACCTGGAGTTGGAAGAGTGTATGATTCTGTACAAAACAGTGGTCCCATGGTTGTGACTAGCCTCACGGAAGAACTGAAAAAACTTGCAAGGCAAGGATGGTACTGGGGCCCTATTACACGATGGGAAGCAGAAGGCAAACTGGCCAATGTACCCGATGGTTCGTTTCTTGTACGGGACAGCTCTGATGACCGCTATCTTTTAAGTCTGAGCTTTCGCTCCCATGGTAAAACTCTTCATACTAGAATTGAGCATTCAAATGGTAGATTTAGCTTTTACGAACAGCCAGATGTGGAGGGACATACTTCTATAGTCGATCTAATTGAACATTCGATCAGGGACTCTGAAAATGGAGCATTTTGCTATTCAAGGTCTCGGTTGCCTGGATCTACGACATACCCAGTCAGACTGACCAATCCAGTGTCTCGGTTTATGCAGGTGCGCTCTTTGCAGTATCTGTGCCGCTTTGTTATACGTCAGTATACCAGAATAGATCTGATTCAAAAACTGCCGTTGCCAAACAAAATGAAGGATTATTTACAAGAAAAGCACTACTGA